Proteins co-encoded in one Arachis stenosperma cultivar V10309 chromosome 7, arast.V10309.gnm1.PFL2, whole genome shotgun sequence genomic window:
- the LOC130940551 gene encoding receptor-like protein EIX2 isoform X1 — protein sequence MDSNNTLWKRKYVFAMMLSTLCMMCSCCNERDKEILWKFKEGVTDPSGLLSSWKQEQDCCQWKGVRCHNITARVIHLSLQCDYYDPVELVEHDNYYLQKCLTGDINLSLLDMEYLQSLDLRFNDFATISSDSTVNSSTLNYIDLSYNKYLSIKSLQWLSRIPSLEYIDLSHIDLHMETNWLHFVTVLPSLVELHLDGCNLESISPSLGYANFSASLQVIALSGNSFYSEMPKWIFNLSSHVHQIDLSSNYFMGQLPNTLPNLHSLISLQLHDNYLNGSIPDWIGQLHYLTTFEIDNNHFSGFFPTNLGNLSSLDTLTAHRNLFTGVVSERNFAKLKNLKFLSLVLPYITFDFDPLWIPPFQLDKLYIGPLHPTLPQWLYTQTSLYSLIIENSEFLLEAADNNKKFWRFTSTIQHLDFDNNTIEGDLSEVVLNSSIIELTSNNFKGGLPRLSSNVVFFQLYNSSLSGSISHLLCHSKKSNNKLQYLDISDNNLSGGLTDCWMNWKSLVYVNLGGNNLSGSIPPSMALLSNLTSLHLHENNLSGDISSSSLQYCRSLSILNVRENSFSGNIPKWMPQSIRILQLRSNKFIGNIPSQICQMPFLIILDIAYNRISGHIPKCLNNITAFVDMHYSTSWIFYEFFDGGAFFIYRDNLILLVKGQQSNYDSSLKLMRVVDLSSNNLTGTMSPQLFSLSQLHFLNLSHNRLTGTIPKEIGNMKQLESLDLSKNELTGEIPESMSSLSFLNNLNLSFNNLRGQIPSGTQLQSFSELSYIGNADLCGPPLPKNCSNHGDDTKASGENDDDDDGDESDFLSCLYMGLGVGFASGFCGVCGAIFFGRKCRHAYFRFLYDLRDRFYVLLLTNLNSFH from the coding sequence ATGGATAGCAATAATACACTTTGGAAGAGGAAATATGTGTTTGCAATGATGCTTAGCACATTATGCATGATGTGCAGTTGTTGCAACGAGAGAGATAAAGAAATCCTGTGGAAGTTTAAAGAAGGAGTCACTGACCCATCGGGACTCCTATCTTCATGGAAGCAGGAGCAGGATTGCTGCCAGTGGAAGGGAGTCAGATGCCACAACATCACTGCCAGAGTCATACACCTCAGTCTCCAGTGTGATTATTATGATCCTGTAGAACTTGTAGAACATGATAATTATTATTTGCAGAAATGCCTTACAGGTGACATCAATCTCTCTCTATTGGATATGGAATACTTACAATCTTTGGATTTGAGATTCAATGACTTTGCAACTATCTCATCTGATTCCACTGTCAACTCTTCAACTCTCAATTACATTGATCTATCATACAACAAATACCTTTCTATCAAGAGTCTTCAGTGGCTCTCTCGCATTCCCTCCTTGGAATACATAGACCTCAGTCACATTGATCTTCACATGGAAACTAACTGGCTTCACTTTGTGACGGTGCTTCCATCATTAGTGGAGCTCCACTTAGACGGCTGTAACCTTGAAAGCATAAGTCCATCTCTTGGCTATGCTAATTTTAGCGCATCACTCCAGGTTATTGCTCTTTCCGGTAATTCTTTTTATTCAGAGATGCCTAAATGGATATTCAATCTTAGTTCTCATGTCCATCAGATTGACCTTTCAAGTAATTATTTTATGGGTCAGCTACCAAATACGTTGCCAAATCTTCATTCTTTGATTAGCCTTCAATTGCATGATAATTACTTAAATGGCTCAATTCCAGATTGGATAGGCCAACTTCACTATCTCACCacatttgaaattgataacAACCATTTTTCTGGATTTTTTCCTACAAATTTGGGAAATTTGTCATCCCTAGACACCTTGACGGCACACAGAAATCTCTTCACAGGGGTTGTGTCTGAAAGAAATTTTGCAAAactgaaaaatttgaaattcttgTCTTTGGTATTACCATACATCACCTTTGATTTTGATCCCCTCTGGATACCACCTTTCCAACTTGACAAGCTGTACATTGGACCACTGCACCCTACACTTCCTCAATGGTTATATACACAGACATCTCTCTATTCTCTCATCATTGAAAACTCAGAGTTCTTGCTTGAAGCTGCTGACAATAACAAGAAGTTTTGGAGATTTACATCCACAATTCAGCATCTAGATTTCGACAACAACACAATAGAAGGGGACTTGTCAGAAGTGGTGCTGAATTCCAGCATCATAGAGCTGACATCAAATAATTTCAAAGGTGGTCTACCTCGACTTTCATCCAATGTTGTTTTCTTCCAACTATACAACAGTTCTCTATCAGGGTCCATCTCTCATCTTTTATGCCACAGCAAGAAAAGCAACAATAAATTGCAGTACTTGGACATCTCTGATAATAATTTATCTGGAGGGCTAACAGACTGTTGGATGAATTGGAAGTCGCTGGTTTATGTTAATCTGGGAGGCAACAATCTTAGTGGCAGCATACCCCCTTCAATGGCTTTATTGTCGAATCTCACGTCACTACATCTGcatgaaaataatttgtctgGGGACATATCTTCTTCATCACTTCAGTATTGCCGCTCCCTGTCCATTCTTAATGTCCGCGAGAATAGCTTCTCTGGAAACATACCAAAGTGGATGCCGCAGAGTATAAGGATTCTCCAGTTAAGGTCCAACAAATTCATTGGTAATATTCCCTCACAGATATGTCAAATGCCTTTCCTCATTATTTTGGATATTGCATATAATAGAATCTCAGGACATATACCCAAATGCCTAAACAACATCACAGCTTTTGTTGACATGCATTATTCAACCAGTTGGATTTTCTATGAATTCTTTGATGGAGGGGCTTTCTTTATATACAGAGACAACCTTATATTGCTTGTAAAAGGTCAACAATCGAATTATGATTCGAGTCTGAAGCTGATGCGCGTGGTTGATCTTTCAAGTAATAATTTGACAGGAACAATGTCTCCACAACTGTTCAGCCTCTCTCAGTTGCATTTCTTGAACCTTTCCCATAACAGGCTAACAGGAACCATACCAAAAGAGATTGGGAACATGAAACAACTGGAGTCTCTTGATTTGTCCAAAAATGAACTCACAGGAGAGATTCCTGAGAGTATGTCCAGTTTGTCTTTCCTCAATAATTTGAACCTGTCATTCAATAACTTGAGAGGCCAAATCCCATCAGGGACCCAACTTCAGAGCTTCAGTGAGCTTAGCTATATTGGGAATGCTGATCTTTGTGGACCTCCCCTTCCCAAAAACTGCTCAAATCATGGCGATGACACAAAGGCTtcgggtgagaatgatgatgatgatgatggtgatgaatCAGATTTTCTGAGCTGCCTCTATATGGGCTTAGGAGTTGGCTTTGCTTCAGGCTTTTGCGGAGTTTGTGGTGCCATTTTCTTCGGTCGCAAGTGCAGACATGCTTACTTCAGATTTCTGTATGACTTGAGAGACCGATTTTATGTCCTGCTGCTCACAAATCTCAACTCCTTTCACTGA
- the LOC130940551 gene encoding receptor-like protein EIX2 isoform X4, with amino-acid sequence MEYLQSLDLRFNDFATISSDSTVNSSTLNYIDLSYNKYLSIKSLQWLSRIPSLEYIDLSHIDLHMETNWLHFVTVLPSLVELHLDGCNLESISPSLGYANFSASLQVIALSGNSFYSEMPKWIFNLSSHVHQIDLSSNYFMGQLPNTLPNLHSLISLQLHDNYLNGSIPDWIGQLHYLTTFEIDNNHFSGFFPTNLGNLSSLDTLTAHRNLFTGVVSERNFAKLKNLKFLSLVLPYITFDFDPLWIPPFQLDKLYIGPLHPTLPQWLYTQTSLYSLIIENSEFLLEAADNNKKFWRFTSTIQHLDFDNNTIEGDLSEVVLNSSIIELTSNNFKGGLPRLSSNVVFFQLYNSSLSGSISHLLCHSKKSNNKLQYLDISDNNLSGGLTDCWMNWKSLVYVNLGGNNLSGSIPPSMALLSNLTSLHLHENNLSGDISSSSLQYCRSLSILNVRENSFSGNIPKWMPQSIRILQLRSNKFIGNIPSQICQMPFLIILDIAYNRISGHIPKCLNNITAFVDMHYSTSWIFYEFFDGGAFFIYRDNLILLVKGQQSNYDSSLKLMRVVDLSSNNLTGTMSPQLFSLSQLHFLNLSHNRLTGTIPKEIGNMKQLESLDLSKNELTGEIPESMSSLSFLNNLNLSFNNLRGQIPSGTQLQSFSELSYIGNADLCGPPLPKNCSNHGDDTKASGENDDDDDGDESDFLSCLYMGLGVGFASGFCGVCGAIFFGRKCRHAYFRFLYDLRDRFYVLLLTNLNSFH; translated from the coding sequence ATGGAATACTTACAATCTTTGGATTTGAGATTCAATGACTTTGCAACTATCTCATCTGATTCCACTGTCAACTCTTCAACTCTCAATTACATTGATCTATCATACAACAAATACCTTTCTATCAAGAGTCTTCAGTGGCTCTCTCGCATTCCCTCCTTGGAATACATAGACCTCAGTCACATTGATCTTCACATGGAAACTAACTGGCTTCACTTTGTGACGGTGCTTCCATCATTAGTGGAGCTCCACTTAGACGGCTGTAACCTTGAAAGCATAAGTCCATCTCTTGGCTATGCTAATTTTAGCGCATCACTCCAGGTTATTGCTCTTTCCGGTAATTCTTTTTATTCAGAGATGCCTAAATGGATATTCAATCTTAGTTCTCATGTCCATCAGATTGACCTTTCAAGTAATTATTTTATGGGTCAGCTACCAAATACGTTGCCAAATCTTCATTCTTTGATTAGCCTTCAATTGCATGATAATTACTTAAATGGCTCAATTCCAGATTGGATAGGCCAACTTCACTATCTCACCacatttgaaattgataacAACCATTTTTCTGGATTTTTTCCTACAAATTTGGGAAATTTGTCATCCCTAGACACCTTGACGGCACACAGAAATCTCTTCACAGGGGTTGTGTCTGAAAGAAATTTTGCAAAactgaaaaatttgaaattcttgTCTTTGGTATTACCATACATCACCTTTGATTTTGATCCCCTCTGGATACCACCTTTCCAACTTGACAAGCTGTACATTGGACCACTGCACCCTACACTTCCTCAATGGTTATATACACAGACATCTCTCTATTCTCTCATCATTGAAAACTCAGAGTTCTTGCTTGAAGCTGCTGACAATAACAAGAAGTTTTGGAGATTTACATCCACAATTCAGCATCTAGATTTCGACAACAACACAATAGAAGGGGACTTGTCAGAAGTGGTGCTGAATTCCAGCATCATAGAGCTGACATCAAATAATTTCAAAGGTGGTCTACCTCGACTTTCATCCAATGTTGTTTTCTTCCAACTATACAACAGTTCTCTATCAGGGTCCATCTCTCATCTTTTATGCCACAGCAAGAAAAGCAACAATAAATTGCAGTACTTGGACATCTCTGATAATAATTTATCTGGAGGGCTAACAGACTGTTGGATGAATTGGAAGTCGCTGGTTTATGTTAATCTGGGAGGCAACAATCTTAGTGGCAGCATACCCCCTTCAATGGCTTTATTGTCGAATCTCACGTCACTACATCTGcatgaaaataatttgtctgGGGACATATCTTCTTCATCACTTCAGTATTGCCGCTCCCTGTCCATTCTTAATGTCCGCGAGAATAGCTTCTCTGGAAACATACCAAAGTGGATGCCGCAGAGTATAAGGATTCTCCAGTTAAGGTCCAACAAATTCATTGGTAATATTCCCTCACAGATATGTCAAATGCCTTTCCTCATTATTTTGGATATTGCATATAATAGAATCTCAGGACATATACCCAAATGCCTAAACAACATCACAGCTTTTGTTGACATGCATTATTCAACCAGTTGGATTTTCTATGAATTCTTTGATGGAGGGGCTTTCTTTATATACAGAGACAACCTTATATTGCTTGTAAAAGGTCAACAATCGAATTATGATTCGAGTCTGAAGCTGATGCGCGTGGTTGATCTTTCAAGTAATAATTTGACAGGAACAATGTCTCCACAACTGTTCAGCCTCTCTCAGTTGCATTTCTTGAACCTTTCCCATAACAGGCTAACAGGAACCATACCAAAAGAGATTGGGAACATGAAACAACTGGAGTCTCTTGATTTGTCCAAAAATGAACTCACAGGAGAGATTCCTGAGAGTATGTCCAGTTTGTCTTTCCTCAATAATTTGAACCTGTCATTCAATAACTTGAGAGGCCAAATCCCATCAGGGACCCAACTTCAGAGCTTCAGTGAGCTTAGCTATATTGGGAATGCTGATCTTTGTGGACCTCCCCTTCCCAAAAACTGCTCAAATCATGGCGATGACACAAAGGCTtcgggtgagaatgatgatgatgatgatggtgatgaatCAGATTTTCTGAGCTGCCTCTATATGGGCTTAGGAGTTGGCTTTGCTTCAGGCTTTTGCGGAGTTTGTGGTGCCATTTTCTTCGGTCGCAAGTGCAGACATGCTTACTTCAGATTTCTGTATGACTTGAGAGACCGATTTTATGTCCTGCTGCTCACAAATCTCAACTCCTTTCACTGA
- the LOC130940551 gene encoding receptor-like protein EIX2 isoform X2, producing MAFQPQDCCNERDKEILWKFKEGVTDPSGLLSSWKQEQDCCQWKGVRCHNITARVIHLSLQCDYYDPVELVEHDNYYLQKCLTGDINLSLLDMEYLQSLDLRFNDFATISSDSTVNSSTLNYIDLSYNKYLSIKSLQWLSRIPSLEYIDLSHIDLHMETNWLHFVTVLPSLVELHLDGCNLESISPSLGYANFSASLQVIALSGNSFYSEMPKWIFNLSSHVHQIDLSSNYFMGQLPNTLPNLHSLISLQLHDNYLNGSIPDWIGQLHYLTTFEIDNNHFSGFFPTNLGNLSSLDTLTAHRNLFTGVVSERNFAKLKNLKFLSLVLPYITFDFDPLWIPPFQLDKLYIGPLHPTLPQWLYTQTSLYSLIIENSEFLLEAADNNKKFWRFTSTIQHLDFDNNTIEGDLSEVVLNSSIIELTSNNFKGGLPRLSSNVVFFQLYNSSLSGSISHLLCHSKKSNNKLQYLDISDNNLSGGLTDCWMNWKSLVYVNLGGNNLSGSIPPSMALLSNLTSLHLHENNLSGDISSSSLQYCRSLSILNVRENSFSGNIPKWMPQSIRILQLRSNKFIGNIPSQICQMPFLIILDIAYNRISGHIPKCLNNITAFVDMHYSTSWIFYEFFDGGAFFIYRDNLILLVKGQQSNYDSSLKLMRVVDLSSNNLTGTMSPQLFSLSQLHFLNLSHNRLTGTIPKEIGNMKQLESLDLSKNELTGEIPESMSSLSFLNNLNLSFNNLRGQIPSGTQLQSFSELSYIGNADLCGPPLPKNCSNHGDDTKASGENDDDDDGDESDFLSCLYMGLGVGFASGFCGVCGAIFFGRKCRHAYFRFLYDLRDRFYVLLLTNLNSFH from the exons ATGGCTTTCCAACCACAAGA TTGTTGCAACGAGAGAGATAAAGAAATCCTGTGGAAGTTTAAAGAAGGAGTCACTGACCCATCGGGACTCCTATCTTCATGGAAGCAGGAGCAGGATTGCTGCCAGTGGAAGGGAGTCAGATGCCACAACATCACTGCCAGAGTCATACACCTCAGTCTCCAGTGTGATTATTATGATCCTGTAGAACTTGTAGAACATGATAATTATTATTTGCAGAAATGCCTTACAGGTGACATCAATCTCTCTCTATTGGATATGGAATACTTACAATCTTTGGATTTGAGATTCAATGACTTTGCAACTATCTCATCTGATTCCACTGTCAACTCTTCAACTCTCAATTACATTGATCTATCATACAACAAATACCTTTCTATCAAGAGTCTTCAGTGGCTCTCTCGCATTCCCTCCTTGGAATACATAGACCTCAGTCACATTGATCTTCACATGGAAACTAACTGGCTTCACTTTGTGACGGTGCTTCCATCATTAGTGGAGCTCCACTTAGACGGCTGTAACCTTGAAAGCATAAGTCCATCTCTTGGCTATGCTAATTTTAGCGCATCACTCCAGGTTATTGCTCTTTCCGGTAATTCTTTTTATTCAGAGATGCCTAAATGGATATTCAATCTTAGTTCTCATGTCCATCAGATTGACCTTTCAAGTAATTATTTTATGGGTCAGCTACCAAATACGTTGCCAAATCTTCATTCTTTGATTAGCCTTCAATTGCATGATAATTACTTAAATGGCTCAATTCCAGATTGGATAGGCCAACTTCACTATCTCACCacatttgaaattgataacAACCATTTTTCTGGATTTTTTCCTACAAATTTGGGAAATTTGTCATCCCTAGACACCTTGACGGCACACAGAAATCTCTTCACAGGGGTTGTGTCTGAAAGAAATTTTGCAAAactgaaaaatttgaaattcttgTCTTTGGTATTACCATACATCACCTTTGATTTTGATCCCCTCTGGATACCACCTTTCCAACTTGACAAGCTGTACATTGGACCACTGCACCCTACACTTCCTCAATGGTTATATACACAGACATCTCTCTATTCTCTCATCATTGAAAACTCAGAGTTCTTGCTTGAAGCTGCTGACAATAACAAGAAGTTTTGGAGATTTACATCCACAATTCAGCATCTAGATTTCGACAACAACACAATAGAAGGGGACTTGTCAGAAGTGGTGCTGAATTCCAGCATCATAGAGCTGACATCAAATAATTTCAAAGGTGGTCTACCTCGACTTTCATCCAATGTTGTTTTCTTCCAACTATACAACAGTTCTCTATCAGGGTCCATCTCTCATCTTTTATGCCACAGCAAGAAAAGCAACAATAAATTGCAGTACTTGGACATCTCTGATAATAATTTATCTGGAGGGCTAACAGACTGTTGGATGAATTGGAAGTCGCTGGTTTATGTTAATCTGGGAGGCAACAATCTTAGTGGCAGCATACCCCCTTCAATGGCTTTATTGTCGAATCTCACGTCACTACATCTGcatgaaaataatttgtctgGGGACATATCTTCTTCATCACTTCAGTATTGCCGCTCCCTGTCCATTCTTAATGTCCGCGAGAATAGCTTCTCTGGAAACATACCAAAGTGGATGCCGCAGAGTATAAGGATTCTCCAGTTAAGGTCCAACAAATTCATTGGTAATATTCCCTCACAGATATGTCAAATGCCTTTCCTCATTATTTTGGATATTGCATATAATAGAATCTCAGGACATATACCCAAATGCCTAAACAACATCACAGCTTTTGTTGACATGCATTATTCAACCAGTTGGATTTTCTATGAATTCTTTGATGGAGGGGCTTTCTTTATATACAGAGACAACCTTATATTGCTTGTAAAAGGTCAACAATCGAATTATGATTCGAGTCTGAAGCTGATGCGCGTGGTTGATCTTTCAAGTAATAATTTGACAGGAACAATGTCTCCACAACTGTTCAGCCTCTCTCAGTTGCATTTCTTGAACCTTTCCCATAACAGGCTAACAGGAACCATACCAAAAGAGATTGGGAACATGAAACAACTGGAGTCTCTTGATTTGTCCAAAAATGAACTCACAGGAGAGATTCCTGAGAGTATGTCCAGTTTGTCTTTCCTCAATAATTTGAACCTGTCATTCAATAACTTGAGAGGCCAAATCCCATCAGGGACCCAACTTCAGAGCTTCAGTGAGCTTAGCTATATTGGGAATGCTGATCTTTGTGGACCTCCCCTTCCCAAAAACTGCTCAAATCATGGCGATGACACAAAGGCTtcgggtgagaatgatgatgatgatgatggtgatgaatCAGATTTTCTGAGCTGCCTCTATATGGGCTTAGGAGTTGGCTTTGCTTCAGGCTTTTGCGGAGTTTGTGGTGCCATTTTCTTCGGTCGCAAGTGCAGACATGCTTACTTCAGATTTCTGTATGACTTGAGAGACCGATTTTATGTCCTGCTGCTCACAAATCTCAACTCCTTTCACTGA
- the LOC130940551 gene encoding receptor-like protein EIX2 isoform X3: MDSNNTLWKRKYVFAMMLSTLCMMCSCCNERDKEILWKFKEGVTDPSGLLSSWKQEQDCCQWKGVRCHNITARVIHLSLQCDYYDPVELVEHDNYYLQKCLTGDINLSLLDMEYLQSLDLRFNDFATISSDSTVNSSTLNYIDLSYNKYLSIKSLQWLSRIPSLEYIDLSHIDLHMETNWLHFVTVLPSLVELHLDGCNLESISPSLGYANFSASLQVIALSGNSFYSEMPKWIFNLSSHVHQIDLSSNYFMGQLPNTLPNLHSLISLQLHDNYLNGSIPDWIGQLHYLTTFEIDNNHFSGFFPTNLGNLSSLDTLTAHRNLFTGVVSERNFAKLKNLKFLSLVLPYITFDFDPLWIPPFQLDKLYIGPLHPTLPQWLYTQTSLYSLIIENSEFLLEAADNNKKFWRFTSTIQHLDFDNNTIEGDLSEVVLNSSIIELTSNNFKGGLPRLSSNVVFFQLYNSSLSGSISHLLCHSKKSNNKLQYLDISDNNLSGGLTDCWMNWKSLVYVNLGGNNLSGSIPPSMALLSNLTSLHLHENNLSGDISSSSLQYCRSLSILNVRENSFSGNIPKWMPQSIRILQLRSNKFIGTMSPQLFSLSQLHFLNLSHNRLTGTIPKEIGNMKQLESLDLSKNELTGEIPESMSSLSFLNNLNLSFNNLRGQIPSGTQLQSFSELSYIGNADLCGPPLPKNCSNHGDDTKASGENDDDDDGDESDFLSCLYMGLGVGFASGFCGVCGAIFFGRKCRHAYFRFLYDLRDRFYVLLLTNLNSFH; the protein is encoded by the exons ATGGATAGCAATAATACACTTTGGAAGAGGAAATATGTGTTTGCAATGATGCTTAGCACATTATGCATGATGTGCAGTTGTTGCAACGAGAGAGATAAAGAAATCCTGTGGAAGTTTAAAGAAGGAGTCACTGACCCATCGGGACTCCTATCTTCATGGAAGCAGGAGCAGGATTGCTGCCAGTGGAAGGGAGTCAGATGCCACAACATCACTGCCAGAGTCATACACCTCAGTCTCCAGTGTGATTATTATGATCCTGTAGAACTTGTAGAACATGATAATTATTATTTGCAGAAATGCCTTACAGGTGACATCAATCTCTCTCTATTGGATATGGAATACTTACAATCTTTGGATTTGAGATTCAATGACTTTGCAACTATCTCATCTGATTCCACTGTCAACTCTTCAACTCTCAATTACATTGATCTATCATACAACAAATACCTTTCTATCAAGAGTCTTCAGTGGCTCTCTCGCATTCCCTCCTTGGAATACATAGACCTCAGTCACATTGATCTTCACATGGAAACTAACTGGCTTCACTTTGTGACGGTGCTTCCATCATTAGTGGAGCTCCACTTAGACGGCTGTAACCTTGAAAGCATAAGTCCATCTCTTGGCTATGCTAATTTTAGCGCATCACTCCAGGTTATTGCTCTTTCCGGTAATTCTTTTTATTCAGAGATGCCTAAATGGATATTCAATCTTAGTTCTCATGTCCATCAGATTGACCTTTCAAGTAATTATTTTATGGGTCAGCTACCAAATACGTTGCCAAATCTTCATTCTTTGATTAGCCTTCAATTGCATGATAATTACTTAAATGGCTCAATTCCAGATTGGATAGGCCAACTTCACTATCTCACCacatttgaaattgataacAACCATTTTTCTGGATTTTTTCCTACAAATTTGGGAAATTTGTCATCCCTAGACACCTTGACGGCACACAGAAATCTCTTCACAGGGGTTGTGTCTGAAAGAAATTTTGCAAAactgaaaaatttgaaattcttgTCTTTGGTATTACCATACATCACCTTTGATTTTGATCCCCTCTGGATACCACCTTTCCAACTTGACAAGCTGTACATTGGACCACTGCACCCTACACTTCCTCAATGGTTATATACACAGACATCTCTCTATTCTCTCATCATTGAAAACTCAGAGTTCTTGCTTGAAGCTGCTGACAATAACAAGAAGTTTTGGAGATTTACATCCACAATTCAGCATCTAGATTTCGACAACAACACAATAGAAGGGGACTTGTCAGAAGTGGTGCTGAATTCCAGCATCATAGAGCTGACATCAAATAATTTCAAAGGTGGTCTACCTCGACTTTCATCCAATGTTGTTTTCTTCCAACTATACAACAGTTCTCTATCAGGGTCCATCTCTCATCTTTTATGCCACAGCAAGAAAAGCAACAATAAATTGCAGTACTTGGACATCTCTGATAATAATTTATCTGGAGGGCTAACAGACTGTTGGATGAATTGGAAGTCGCTGGTTTATGTTAATCTGGGAGGCAACAATCTTAGTGGCAGCATACCCCCTTCAATGGCTTTATTGTCGAATCTCACGTCACTACATCTGcatgaaaataatttgtctgGGGACATATCTTCTTCATCACTTCAGTATTGCCGCTCCCTGTCCATTCTTAATGTCCGCGAGAATAGCTTCTCTGGAAACATACCAAAGTGGATGCCGCAGAGTATAAGGATTCTCCAGTTAAGGTCCAACAAATTCATTG GAACAATGTCTCCACAACTGTTCAGCCTCTCTCAGTTGCATTTCTTGAACCTTTCCCATAACAGGCTAACAGGAACCATACCAAAAGAGATTGGGAACATGAAACAACTGGAGTCTCTTGATTTGTCCAAAAATGAACTCACAGGAGAGATTCCTGAGAGTATGTCCAGTTTGTCTTTCCTCAATAATTTGAACCTGTCATTCAATAACTTGAGAGGCCAAATCCCATCAGGGACCCAACTTCAGAGCTTCAGTGAGCTTAGCTATATTGGGAATGCTGATCTTTGTGGACCTCCCCTTCCCAAAAACTGCTCAAATCATGGCGATGACACAAAGGCTtcgggtgagaatgatgatgatgatgatggtgatgaatCAGATTTTCTGAGCTGCCTCTATATGGGCTTAGGAGTTGGCTTTGCTTCAGGCTTTTGCGGAGTTTGTGGTGCCATTTTCTTCGGTCGCAAGTGCAGACATGCTTACTTCAGATTTCTGTATGACTTGAGAGACCGATTTTATGTCCTGCTGCTCACAAATCTCAACTCCTTTCACTGA
- the LOC130942069 gene encoding receptor-like protein EIX2, with product MAEENLFTGVVSERNFARLKNLKLLYLGSPNIIFDFDPNWIPPFQLEELYLGPLYPTLPQWLYTQTSLNDLIIGNSMISFEADDNNDKFWNFASTVVFLHLYNNTIEGDLSQVLLNSSNIILSSNNFKGGLPRLSSNVVFFELHNSSLSGSISHLLCHSKKSNNRLQYLDISDNNLSGGLTDCWMNWKSLVHVNLGGNNLVGNIPPSMAFLSNLTSLHLHENNLSGDISSSSLQYCRSLSILNVRENSFSGNIPKWMPLSTKILQLRSNKFVSNIPSQICQMPFLIILDLAYNRISGHIPKCLNNITSFVDMHYSTSWIFYNFFDGELPFTDIDNLILLVKGQQSNYDSSLKLMRMVDLSSNNLTGTMSPQLFSLSQLHFLNLSHNRLTGTIPKEIGNMKQLESLDLSQNELTGQIPESIQFVFPR from the coding sequence ATGGCAGAGGAAAATCTCTTCACAGGGGTTGTGTCTGAaagaaattttgcaagactgaaaaatttaaaattattgtatTTGGGATCACCAAATATCATCTTTGATTTTGATCCCAACTGGATACCACCTTTCCAACTTGAGGAGCTGTATCTAGGACCACTCTACCCTACACTTCCTCAATGGTTATACACACAGACATCTCTCAATGATCTCATCATTGGAAACTCAATGATCTCGTTTGAAGCTGATGATAATAATGACAAGTTTTGGAACTTTGCATCCACAGTTGTGTTTCTCCATTTGTACAACAACACAATAGAAGGGGACTTATCACAAGTGTTGCTGAATTCCAGCAACATAATTCTGTCATCAAATAATTTCAAAGGTGGTCTACCTCGACTCTCATCCAATGTTGTTTTCTTCGAGCTACACAACAGTTCCCTATCAGGATCCATCTCTCATCTCTTGTGCCATAGCAAGAAAAGCAACAATAGGTTGCAGTACTTGGACATTTCAGATAATAATTTATCTGGAGGGCTAACAGACTGCTGGATGAATTGGAAGTCACTGGTTCATGTTAATCTGGGAGGCAACAATCTTGTTGGCAACATACCCCCATCAATGGCCTTCTTGTCGAATCTCACTTCACTGCATCTACATGAGAATAACTTGTCTGGGGACATATCATCTTCATCACTTCAGTATTGTCGCTCCTTGTCCATCCTTAATGTCCGCGAGAATAGCTTCTCTGGAAACATACCAAAGTGGATGCCACTAAGTACAAAGATCCTCCAGTTAAGGTCCAACAAGTTTGTTAGTAACATTCCCTCACAGATATGTCAAATGCCTTTCCTCATTATTTTGGATCTTGCATATAACAGAATCTCAGGACACATACCCAAATGCCTAAACAACATCACATCCTTTGTTGACATGCATTATTCAACCAGTTGgattttctataatttctttGATGGGGAGCTCCCATTTACAGACATAGACAATCTTATATTGCTTGTAAAAGGTCAACAATCGAATTATGATTCGAGTCTGAAGCTGATGCGCATGGTTGATCTTTCAAGTAATAATCTGACAGGAACAATGTCTCCACAACTGTTCAGCCTCTCTCAGTTGCATTTCTTGAACCTATCCCATAACAGGCTAACAGGAACCATACCAAAAGAGATTGGGAACATGAAACAACTGGAGTCTCTTGATTTATCCCAAAATGAACTTACGGGACAGATTCCTGAGAGTATCCAGTTTGTCTTTCCTCGATAA